One genomic segment of Elgaria multicarinata webbii isolate HBS135686 ecotype San Diego chromosome 9, rElgMul1.1.pri, whole genome shotgun sequence includes these proteins:
- the GOLGB1 gene encoding golgin subfamily B member 1: protein MLSRLSGLANTVLQELSGDGEDAGSAAMPAGAESEASQQNGEETPEDLLERLAHTERLVVQLKNLVREKDAQLQQKDALLQEERQAAEAKLLKLKLQAKAKLATLNKRIEELTEQGAAVAAKDLPEEPPLPAKVQSDQKACDRQEEKTEVLQRQLQEQEEMVEKLQGQLEAVTGNLHEVKTQLSSLQEEIKAKDSRFEEQALKYQAELHRLAAQSALEAEMQQNLRLLQRKLEEQEEALLGRTQVVELLQQELSGVEEKKQVLQQKFQEAEAELDSLRNTLSSERQGSQSLVGRLELELAEQKLSFHRLQEDVQQFSEELARARAAQAAEGRESRAAQERHAEEMEEKSQEIAALRRAEQDLRSSCEGLRAQNALLLQEAARSPKPPAGDGSMQQGKPPASSKESGSSQADAEALTAQTAGQAAALSEAVAEEDAAAAALPVRNLQQQENEQHKVLAETLEAGNETLRSQLATLGKRLEFTAGATESSQVGCSEMGVESQPQQTPSGFSDSSPGPGGLMEGLESNSAEDLHSPDTPAALTQPSKPNGSPLEPPPATGNGHPSILEYLSAKKRQDLSVLLLELQEAQEEIAFLKGQLPASGSFDPDGVEQPSGQSQASGAEEGGDGPVLMQSDSSSSSLVTVDIQEESPPPPLPGVIWGQGGPCTEDTEATREPSPATSLSEPRELTKLQLEMAELRAGQREAQELHERALEERAAEIGRLQQLVEGSDRSLRSLTAERDQLLSQREELRGLAELKQRVKQLEGDLADAEKRRLSHHESGISQLGLLREQVQSLSNEAKSKEVKIAALQKDLDEAQRRLTEHDLLGRSLSGRLQEEEREREGLARQLREASAGAEELSWSLASKELEAARLEQLLAQSATEAERLQQEVAERERRMAELNAGMSDRMVQLNEEKFVLGQELASLTERLSLLMPGKETRDQGVGTGAVQEEEEKEEEEEEPPEQQAQRASPAGEEGAALRKENERLRKKLQAALVSRKELQGKVRKLEAGREQPAKPGATALEAQQNAAGGAAGEAAAPESSREAGGDVFSAKEAELLTVLGEKESAVAALQAVITELQQSLQEKDLLVGALQAELAGSGSASEKPAPVDQSLAVSGAAVPLAQGGSAGGAEPCLEEGQRAALAEKLCAVEQERDQLQKKLREALASRKDTVKKAQEKDRLHREQLKQRKEDYGLLQEQFEQQSREKESLQGQLQALNQALEGASLPKPAEEVPPEEPASGAVQESGGAAPVGSAASGGGFLAAEDVAAERLRGDLEELQAEKGELAARVSHLERALGSESEVTGQLREQVRQLLAELEALKAACGQAEAGAVSLRLELEESRAAVARQEGLRLQQTNLEEQRGLASKEEIGGLNSQLAEKEESLRSLQAELRDREGRIEALQSQLAAQSKEQAQRLQAEAQQKSAEDAAEGQSRAQLQRKLQAALISRKDALRESKLLKEELAGARAALESASLRLSDAESRASELGQEKEALLEKMAALGEEREKLIAEVDKALVENQNVSGSCESLKLALEGVAREKARLEDQVGALHQAQAQALSERQEKHQELQREYETLLQSYENVSGEAERIRRVAEGVRQEKQELFLRLKGTEAEKREAEARLQGAEQEMDGMREKMRKLAKSKQQKILELEEENEQLRAEAAPAGGGLPGGAEEASASLGAELERSRQDCEVLSAQLEVLMAEKDSLNQQIQDLKKTLQSEEVAAVAAGEAIGSTRVEAPVAADAQASPGPAPDPPVPTAASLRSGGQEAHQGGPPHAEISRDLQQVAQLTEQVADLEEKSRVAAEELGKVLRDLETLGEEKKGLEGLLVARGQELEALREKVARVEQAGQKTEEQLAGAVRLKEALAAEKDDLEERLMNQLAELNGSIGNYQQDVAALQSQNQQLLGEAEGLQGALSRLEEEKRRLLREKGEMAAEKKEHVEKLKSAWKGGSSRTQAKELQELLKEKQQEVRQLQKDCIKSQEKISSLERTVKALEFVQSESRKELEAAKQSVAKAGADTQKAQAELASCRVLLDDTQSEAARVLAESLKVKEELQASKAQAKAQLRQQETELEWRLGAEKDKHSKEVGNMEERLEALQRERGRAEGAARDLQEALRRKDQEAKQLQGSLNRTLAQLAAFTRSMSSLQDDRDRVIDESRQWEKKFSEAIEKKEQEVRAQEQACAGLEEQAKLTAAQVEDLQSRLASLEHNKLAQESSAQKELQRHQEEANMLQEEKRSLAFQLEEAQQRLSSSQNLVQKQEAELQNLGVQLADLQDSFAKVEEARNEMEKTAKTQEANLQECRFSLEQLEADLQASKELTDRLHEEMSSKDQKIIDLVASKEETMAAAVSELQQRHKEELKELENRMDTVGEERMALEIEKSKALEKVGRLMGKLKSAREESRQHKAQLDSFTKSMSSLQDDRDRVLADYRQLEQRHLAAILGKDQLIQEAAAENNALKEELRGLHGRMDDLHAENAKLKAELVRYREDLNQLITIKDGQQKQLLQTQLERIQALEKEKAGVEGQLRESECASATLRQSGEALLLEKHSMGQEVEALQASLSRLQSEMAALHEGGPMLELQAQLQGKVEEGQELSGRLSLAQQRVAELEEELALVRQSTAQKMHEAEAQMKKELKSLHHDAGLMRNETETAEERVAELAKDLLEMEQKLLAATEENQDLKAQIQSFRKAMSSLQDSWDQSNEALRATEKKYAVDLGEQRLLVQDLRQGELRWQEEQLTLAKQRDALASELAALRGAVEEKGLLARLEKLGRQLQAKDVELARLTSELEGASGQVKSFAKAMASLQGERDRLLSELDNARKAEEVKLQSAAQPPAGLDEVPSLKKALSSLQNDRDRLLVELKNLQQQYIQVGVDTAEITRLKAQLQEQKQEAEQQRHLQEQLKQESTSWQRELQQLREAKAAWELEASAAKEQQRGHLQRAGAQVVEEEQHQRQAAPEVPPSSKAQKGEASGYEATDLQGQLRSSLKELHQKEVRIQQLNGKLSQVFEEKNALSLQLRGSSRSLRETHQCYTEALARCEALEKQLQALPSPRKDRGSLPTDAAPGAPQERSEHSRESYTPELQELQMRLSDAKQEQSSAKQGLLRLEEMLQEEQDRRLAAEEAFSAAQEHIRRLESNEWAQPLDTSIEMPSSPEHALLGGPPDGSFSKARGGSGLRRALRSLFCARRRLPLLVTAYLLTVHVLLLLCFTGHL, encoded by the exons ATGCTGAGCCGTTTGTCAGGGCTTGCCAACACTGTCCTGCAAGAGCTGTCCGGGGATGGAGAGGACGCCGGGTCCGCAGCAATGCCTGCT GGGGCAGAGTCGGAAGCTAGCCAGCAGAATGGGGAGGAGACGCCTGAGGACCTGCTGGAACGGTTGGCCCACACAGAGAGGCTGGTGGTGCAGCTGAAGAATCTGGTGCGGGAAAAGGACGCCCAGCTTCAGCAGAAAGATGCTTTGCTCCag GAGGAAAGGCAGGCCGCTGAAGCCAAGCTGCTGAAGCTGAAGCTGCAGGCCAAAGCCAAGCTGGCAACTCTGAACAAGCGCATTGAGGAGCTGACGGAACAAGGAGCAGCTGTAGCCGCAAAGGACctgccagaagagccgccgctTCCTGCTAAG GTTCAGAGCGACCAAAAGGCATGTGACAGACAGGAGGAGAAGACAGAAGTTCTGCAAAGGCAGCTTCAGGAGCAGGAGGAAATGGTGGAGAAGCTCCAAGGGCAGCTGGAGGCAGTTACCGGGAACCTTCACGAAGTGAAGACCCAG CTCAGCTCTCTGCAAGAGGAAATCAAGGCTAAGGACTCCCGCTTTGAGGAGCAGGCGCTCAAGTACCAAGCCGAATTGCACCGGTTAGCAGCCCAGTCGGCCCTGGAAGCAGAAATGCAGCAG AATCTCCGCCTCTTGCAGAGGAAGCTAGAGGAGCAAGAGGAAGCCTTGCTGGGGCGAACGCAAGTGGTGGAATTGTTGCAGCAGGAATTGAGTGGTGTTGAAGAGAAGAAGCAG gttctccagcaGAAATTCCAGGAGGCCGAGGCGGAGCTGGATTCCCTGCGGAACACCTTGTCCTCCGAGCGGCAGGGGTCCCAGAGCCTGGTGGGgcggctggagctggagctggcgGAGCAGAAGCTGTCCTTCCACCGCTTGCAGGAGGACGTGCAGCAGTTCTCCGAGGAGCTGGCCCGAGCGAGAGCAGCTCAGGCGGCTGAGGGTCGCGAGAGCCGGGCCGCCCAGGAGAGACACGcggaggagatggaggagaagaGCCAGGAAATTGCCGCCCTCCGGAGAGCGGAGCAGGATTTGCGCTCCAGCTGCGAGGGCCTCCGAGCCCAGAACGCCCTGTTGCTGCAGGAGGCCGCGCGGTCCCCAAAGCCCCCCGCTGGGGATGGCTCCATGCAGCAAG GAAAGCCCCCGGCAAGCTCCAAGGAGTCTGGTTCTTCCCAGGCTGACGCTGAAGCCCTCACAGCCCAGACAGCAGGGCAGGCGGCTGCACTGAGCGAG GCAGTGGCCGAAGAGGACGCTGCAGCAGCAGCGTTGCCAGTGAGAAATCTCCAACAGCAGGAAAATGAGCAGCACAAGGTCCTTGCGGAGACTCTGGAAGCTGGAAACG AGACCCTTCGCTCCCAACTTGCCACGCTGGGGAAGAGGCTTGAATTCACTGCAGGTGCCACAGAGTCAAGCCAG GTCGGCTGTTCTGAAATGGGTGTTGAGTCGCAGCCTCAGCAGACACCATCTGGCTTCAGTGACAGTTCGCCTGGGCCTGGCG GCTTAATGGAGGGTCTGGAAAGCAACAGCGCAGAAGACCTGCATTCACCAGACACACCTGCTGCCCTAACTCAG CCCAGCAAGCCCAATGGGAGCCCTCTGGAGCCACCGCCTGCCACAGGCAACGGACATCCCAGCATCCTGGAGTATCTCTCTGCGAAGAAACGCCAAGACCTCTCCGTCCTGCTGCTGGAGCTACAGGAGGCTCAGGAAGAAATCGCATTTCTCAAGGGCCAGCTTCCAGCCTCCGGCAGCTTCGACCCTGATGGAGTTGAGCAGCCGAGTGGCCAGTCGCAGGCCAGCGGCGCAGAGGAAGGAGGAGACGGGCCGGTGCTTATGCAGAGTGATTCAAGTAGCAGCTCACTGGTGACCGTGGACATTCAGGAGgagtcccctcctccccccctgccAGGGGTGATCTGGGGGCAGGGTGGCCCCTGCACAGAGGACACAGAAGCAACTCGCGAACCTTCCCCGGCCACAAGTCTCTCGGAGCCGCGAGAGCTGACAAAGTTGCAGCTTGAAATGGCTGAGCTCCGGGCCGGCCAGCGCGAAGCACAGGAGTTGCACGAGAGGGCCTTGGAGGAGAGGGCTGCCGAAATCGGGAGGCTGCAGCAGCTAGTGGAGGGCTCGGACCGGTCCTTGCGCAGCCTGACCGCGGAGCGGGATCAGCTCCTGTCCCAGCGGGAGGAGCTCCGCGGCCTGGCAGAGCTGAAGCAGCGGGTAAAGCAGCTGGAGGGCGACCTCGCCGACGCGGAGAAGCGGCGCCTCTCCCACCACGAGAGTGGGATCTCCCAGCTGGGCCTGTTGAGGGAGCAGGTCCAGAGCCTGAGCAACGAGGCCAAGTCGAAGGAGGTGAAAATCGCGGCCCTGCAGAAGGACCTGGATGAGGCTCAGCGCCGCCTCACGGAGCACGACCTGCTGGGGCGAAGCCTGAGCGGCCGGCTCCAGGAGGAGGAGCGTGAGCGAGAGGGGCTGGCCAGGCAGCTGCGAGAGGCTTCCGCCGGGGCCGAGGAGCTCTCCTGGAGCCTTGCCTCCAAGGAGCTGGAGGCGGCCCGGCTGGAGCAGCTCCTCGCCCAAAGCGCCACCGAGGCAGAGCGGCTGCAGCAGGAAGTGGCGGAGCGGGAGCGCCGGATGGCGGAGCTCAACGCGGGCATGTCCGACCGGATGGTCCAGCTGAACGAGGAGAAGTTTGTGCTGGGCCAGGAGCTGGCGAGCTTGACGGAGCGCCTGAGTCTGCTCATGCCAGGGAAGGAGACCAGAGACcagggggtggggacaggggcggtgcaggaagaggaggagaaggaggaggaggaggaggagcctcctGAGCAGCAGGCCCAGAGGGCGTCGCCAGCCGGGGAGGAGGGGGCGGCGTTGAGGAAGGAGAACGAGCGGCTGAGGAAGAAGCTGCAAGCGGCTCTGGTCAGCCGGAAGGAGCTCCAGGGCAAGGTCCGCAAGCTGGAAGCCGGGAGGGAGCAGCCCGCGAAGCCTGGGGCCACTGCTCTGGAGGCCCAGCAGAATGCAGCGGGGGGagcagcaggagaagcagcagccccGGAGAGCAGCAGGGAAGCAGGGGGCGACGTGTTCTCTGCCAAGGAGGCTGAGCTGCTGACCGTCCTTGGGGAAAAGGAGTCCGCCGTGGCGGCGCTGCAAGCCGTGATTACGGAGCTGCAGCAAAGCCTGCAGGAGAAAGACCTCCTCGTCGGCGCCCTGCAGGCCGAACTCGCGGGGTCCGGTTCAGCCTCCGAGAAGCCGGCCCCGGTGGATCAGAGCTTGGCGGTGTCTGGGGCGGCTGTTCCCCTGGCGCAGGGGGGGAGTGCCGGTGGCGCTGAGCCCTGTCTGGAAGAGGGACAGAGGGCTGCCCTGGCGGAGAAGCTCTGTGCTGTGGAGCAGGAGAGGGATCAGCTCCAGAAGAAGCTCCGGGAAGCGCTGGCCTCCCGCAAGGACACCGTCAAGAAGGCCCAGGAGAAGGACCGCCTCCACCGAGAGCAGCTGAAGCAGCGGAAGGAGGACTACGGCCTCCTGCAAGAGCAGTTTGAGCAGCAAAGCCGGGAGAAGGAGAGCCTGCAGGGTCAGCTCCAGGCCCTGAACCAGGCTCTGGAGGGCGCCTCTCTTCCCAAGCCTGCCGAGGAGGTGCCTCCAGAAGAGCCGGCGTCGGGGGCCGTGCAGGAGTCCGGCGGAGCGGCTCCAGTGGGCAGCGCTGCGTCCGGCGGGGGCTTCCTGGCAGCTGAGGACGTTGCTGCGGAACGGCTCCGGGGAGACCTCGAGGAACTCCAGGCGGAGAAAGGGGAGCTGGCCGCCCGGGTCAGCCATCTGGAAAGAGCGCTCGGAAGTGAGTCTGAGGTGACGGGGCAGCTCCGGGAACAGGTCCGGCAGCTGCTTGCTGAGCTGGAGGCGCTGAAGGCCGCCTGCGGTCAGGCTGAAGCCGGTGCGGTCAGCCTTCGGCTGGAGCTGGAGGAGAGCCGAGCGGCGGTCGCCCGGCAGGAGGGCCTGAGACTCCAGCAGACGAACCTCGAGGAGCAGCGGGGACTTGCCAGCAAGGAGGAAATTGGCGGCCTCAACTCCCAGCTCGCAGAGAAAGAGGAGTCTCTGCGGAGCCTCCAGGCAGAGCTGCGGGACAGAGAGGGTCGGATCGAAGCCTTGCAAAGTCAGCTGGCGGCCCAGAGCAAGGAGCAGGCCCAGCGCCTGCAAGCCGAAGCCCAGCAGAAATCGGCCGAAGACGCTGCGGAAGGGCAGTCCAGGGCCCAGCTGCAGCGGAAGCTGCAGGCTGCGCTCATCTCCCGGAAGGACGCGCTGAGGGAGAGCAAGCtgctgaaggaagagctggccggCGCCAGGGCTGCCCTGGAGAGCGCGTCGCTGCGCCTGTCGGACGCCGAGAGCCGGGCCTCCGAGCTGGGGCAGGAGAAGGAGGCGCTTCTGGAGAAGATGGCGGCCCTCGGAGAGGAGCGGGAGAAGCTGATTGCGGAAGTGGACAAAGCCTTGGTGGAAAACCAGAACGTGTCCGGCTCCTGCGAGAGCCTGAAGTTGGCCCTGGAGGGGGTGGCCCGGGAGAAGGCCCGGCTGGAGGACCAGGTGGGCGCTCTGcaccaggcccaggcccaggcgcTCTCGGAACGGCAGGAGAAGCACCAGGAGCTGCAGCGGGAGTACGAGACCCTCCTGCAGTCCTACGAGAACGTCAGCGGCGAGGCTGAGAGGATCCGGCGGGTGGCCGAGGGCGTCCGGCAGGAGAAGCAGGAGCTCTTCCTCCGGCTGAAAGGCACCGAGGCCGAGAAGAGGGAGGCGGAGGCCCGCCTGCAGGGGGCCGAGCAGGAGATGGACGGGATGAGGGAGAAGATGCGGAAGCTGGCAAAGTCCAAGCAGCAGAAGATCCTggaactggaggaggagaacGAGCAGCTGAGGGCAGAGGCTGCTCCCGCGGGCGGCGGCCTGCCGGGAGGGGCGGAAGAGGCGAGTGCCTCTCTCGGGGCAGAGCTGGAGCGCTCCCGGCAGGACTGTGAGGTCCTCTCCGCTCAGCTGGAAGTGCTGATGGCCGAGAAGGACTCTCTGAACCAGCAAATCCAAGACTTGAAGAAGACCTTGCAAAGTgaggaggtggcggcggtggcCGCAGGCGAGGCCATTGGGTCTACCAGGGTCGAGGCCCCAGTGGCAGCCGATGCTCAGGCGAGTCCAGGCCCAGCTCCGGACCCTCCGGTGCCCACCGCGGCGAGCCTGCGTTCCGGGGGGCAAGAAGCCCACCAGGGCGGCCCGCCACACGCCGAAATAAGCCGGGACCTTCAGCAGGTCGCCCAGCTGACGGAGCAGGTTGCAGACCTGGAGGAGAAGAGCCGGGTGGCGGCGGAGGAGCTGGGCAAGGTGCTGAGGGATTTGGAGACCCTGGGAGAGGAGAAGAAAGGCCTGGAGGGCCTGCTGGTGGCTCGAGGGCAGGAGCTGGAAGCCCTGCGGGAGAAAGTGGCCAGGGTGGAGCAAGCCGGCCAGAAAACGGAGGAGCAGCTTGCCGGAGCAGTGAGGCTGAAAGAAGCCCTGGCAGCCGAGAAGGATGACCTGGAGGAGAGGCTCATGAACCAGCTGGCGGAGCTGAACGGCAGCATTGGGAACTACCAGCAAGACGTGGCGGCGCTGCAGAGCCAGAACCAGCAGCTCCTCGGCGAGGCGGAGGGCCTTCAGGGGGCCCTGAGCcgcctggaggaggagaagcggcGCCTGCTGAGGGAGAAAGGGGAGATGGCCGCCGAGAAGAAGGAGCACGTGGAAAAGCTGAAGAGCGCCTGGAAGGGGGGCAGCAGCCGGACGCAGGCCAAGGAGCTCCAGGAGCTgctgaaggagaagcagcaagagGTGAGGCAGCTGCAGAAGGACTGCATCAAGAGCCAGGAGAAGATCAGCAGCTTGGAGCGGACCGTCAAGGCCCTGGAGTTCGTCCAGAGCGAGTCCCGGAAGGAGCTGGAGGCCGCGAAGCAGAGCGTGGCCAAGGCAGGAGCCGACACCCAGAAGGCCCAGGCGGAGCTGGCGTCCTGCCGCGTCTTGCTGGACGACACTCAGAGCGAGGCGGCCCGCGTCTTGGCCGAGAGCCTGAAGGTGAAAGAGGAGCTCCAGGCGAGCAAGGCGCAGGCCAAGGCCCAGCTGAGGCAACAGGAGACGGAGCTGGAGTGGCGCCTGGGAGCCGAGAAGGACAAGCACTCGAAGGAGGTTGGGAACATGGAGGAGCGGCTGGAGGCCTTGCAGAGAGAGCGGGGGCGGGCGGAGGGGGCGGCCCGGGATCTGCAGGAGGCCCTGCGCCGGAAGGACCAGGAAGCCAAGCAGCTCCAAGGCAGCCTGAACCGCACGCTGGCCCAGCTGGCCGCCttcaccaggagcatgtcctcccTGCAAGACGACCGGGACCGTGTGATCGACGAGTCCAGGCAGTGGGAGAAGAAGTTCAGCGAGGCCAtagagaagaaggagcaggaggtgcgcgCCCAGGAGCAGGCCTGCGCCGGCTTGGAGGAGCAGGCCAAGCTGACGGCTGCCCAGGTGGAAGACCTGCAGAGTCGCTTGGCCAG CCTGGAACACAACAAACTGGCCCAGGAGTCCAGTGCCCAGAAGGAGCTTCAGCGTCACCAAGAAGAAGCCAACATGCTccaggaggagaaaaggagcCTTGCCTTCCAGCTTGAGGAGGCCCAGCAACGGTTGAGCAGCTCCCAGAACCTGGTCCAGAAGCAAGAGGCAGAACTTCAGAATCTGGGAGTGCAGCTTGCTGATCTGCAAGACTCCTTTGCAAAGGTTGAGGAGGCCCGGAATGAAATGGAGAAGACAGCAAAAACTCAAGAGGCCAATCTCCAGGAATGCAGATTCAGCCTGGAACAGCTGGAGGCCGACCTGCAGGCTTCCAAGGAGCTGACAGACAGGCTTCACGAAGAGATGAGCAGCAAGGACCAGAAGATCATTGACCTTGTGGCCAGCAAGGAGGAGACCATGGCTGCAGCTGTGTCGGAGTTGCAACAGCGGCATAAGGAGGAGCTGAAAGAACTGGAGAACAGGATGGACACggtgggagaggagaggatgGCCCTGGAAATAGAGAAGAgcaaagctctggagaaggtCGGCCGGCTCATGGGGAAGCTGAAGAGCGCCCGGGAGGAGAGCAGGCAGCACAAGGCCCAGCTGGATTCCTTCACCAAGTCCATGTCTTCCTTGCAGGACGACCGGGACCGCGTCTTGGCAGACTATCGCCAGCTGGAGCAGCGTCACCTGGCAGCCATCTTGGGGAAAGACCAGCTGATCCAGGAAGCCGCTGCGGAGAACAACGCCTTGAAGGAGGAGCTCCGGGGCCTCCACGGCCGTATGGACGACCTGCACGCCGAGAACGCGAAGCTGAAGGCCGAGCTGGTGCGCTACCGCGAGGATCTCAACCAGCTCATCACCATCAAGGACGGCCAGCAGAAACAGCTGCTCCAGACCCAGCTGGAGCGCATCCAGgccctggagaaggagaaggcgggCGTGGAGGGCCAGCTGAGGGAGTCCGAGTGTGCCTCGGCCACGCTGCGGCAGTCCGGAGAGGCCCTGCTGCTGGAGAAGCACAGTATGGGGCAGGAGGTGGAGGCCCTCCAGGCCTCCCTCTCCCGGCTGCAAAGCGAGATGGCCGCGCTGCACGAGGGCGGGCCCATGCTGGAGCTGCAGGCGCAGCTGCAGGGCAAGGTGGAAGAAGGGCAGGAGCTGAGCGGCCGGCTCTCCCTTGCACAGCAGCGGGTGGCAGAGCTCGAGGAGGAGCTGGCCCTCGTTCGGCAGAGCACGGCCCAGAAGATGCACGAGGCGGAAGCCCAGATGAAGAAGGAGCTGAAGAGCCTGCATCACGACGCCGGGCTCATGCGCAACGAGACCGAGACGGCTGAAGAGCGCGTGGCGGAGCTGGCCAAGGACCTGCTGGAGATGGAGCAGAAGCTTCTCGCTGCCACGGAGGAGAACCAGGACCTGAAGGCCCAAATCCAGTCCTTCAGGAAGGCCATGAGCTCCCTCCAAGACAGCTGGGACCAGTCGAACGAAGCGCTGCGTGCCACGGAGAAGAAATACGCCGTGGACTTGGGAGAGCAGCGGCTGCTGGTTCAGGATCTCCGCCAGGGGGAGCTTCGGTGGCAGGAGGAGCAGCTGACTCTCGCCAAGCAGAGGGACGCTCTGGCCTCTGAGCTGGCCGCCCTTCGGGGCGCAGTGGAGGAGAAGGGCCTTTTGGCCCGGCTGGAGAAACTCGGCCGGCAGCTTCAGGCCAAAGATGTGGAGCTCGCCCGCCTGACCTCTGAGCTGGAGGGGGCCTCCGGCCAGGTGAAGTCCTTCGCCAAGGCCATGGCGAGCCTGCAGGGCGAGCGAGACCGTCTGCTGAGCGAGCTGGACAACGCCCGGAAAGCGGAGGAGGTGAAGCTGCAGTCGGCAGCCCAGCCTCCCGCCGGCCTTGACGAAGTGCCCAGCCTCAAGAAGGCCTTGTCCTCCCTGCAGAACGACAGGGACCGGCTG CTGGTGGAGCTGAAGAACCTACAGCAGCAGTACATACAGGTTGGGGTGGACACGGCTGAGATCACGCGCCTGAAAGCCCAGCTGCAGGAGCAGAAGCAGGAGGCCGAACAACAGCGGCACCTCCAGGAGCAGCTGAAGCAGGAGAGCACCTCCTGGCAGCGTGAGCTTCAGCAGCTCAG GGAGGCAAAGGCAGCCTGGGAGCTGGAGGCCTCGGCGGCCAAAGAGCAGCAGCGGGGCCACCTCCAGAGAGCCGGTGCGCAGGttgtggaggaggagcagcaccagAGGCAG GCTGCTCCCGAGGTCCCTCCTTCCAGCAAAGCACAGAAGGGCGAAGCGTCTGGCTACGAGGCCACCGATCTCCAGGGCCAGCTGAGGAGCAGCCTGAAGGAGCTGCACCAGAAGGAGGTGCGCATCCAGCAGCTCAATGGCAAG CTCTCTCAGGTCTTTGAAGAGAAGAACGCCCTCTCCCTCCAGCTCAGAGGAAGCAGCCGCAGCCTGCGTGAGACCCACCAGTGCTACACCGAGGCCCTGGCTCGCTGCGAGGCCCTTGAGAAGCAGCTGCAGGCGTTGCCGTCGCCCAGGAAGGACAGA GGCTCCCTCCCAACAGATGCTGCTCCTGGAGCCCCCCAGGAAAGAAGCGAGCACTCCCGGGAGAGCTACACCCCAGAGCTACAAGAACTGCAGATGAG GCTCTCGGACGCCAAGCAGGAGCAGAGCAGTGCAAAGCAGGGCCTGCTGCGGTTGGAGGAGATGCTGCAGGAGGAGCAGGACCGGCGCCTGGCAGCCGAGGAGGCCTTCTCTGCAGCCCAGGAGCACATCCGCAG GCTGGAGTCGAATGAGTGGGCGCAACCGCTGGATACCAGCATCGAGATGCCCTCCAGCCCGGAGCATGCGCTGCTGGGGGGTCCCCCGGACGGCTCCTTCAGCAag GCTCGAGGGGGCTCAGGGCTGCGGCGCGCCCTTCGCTCGCTCTTCTGTGCCCGGCGACGCCTGCCCCTCCTTGTGACCGCCTACCTCCTCACGGTCCACGTGTTGCTGCTCCTCTGCTTCACAGGCCACTTGTGA